The following DNA comes from Bradyrhizobium sp. SK17.
CTCAGCCTGTCCGTGATCTCTTCGTCCGGCTCACCGTCTCCCAGAAGAAATGCCCGCTGCTCGAGCTCGGACGCGACGGGGCGGCCGTCGACCACAGTCTGAAACTTCATGAAATTGTCGCTTGCCGGATCCGGCACGGCGGTCGTGAAGTTGATCCCGCCTCCCCTGAGGTCGGGCATGGGAAAGGCGACGGTGACTGAATAGTCTGCGTTCGTCAGATTGCGGAACCGATAGGAGATGCGAACCTTGGTCACCGACAGGTACAAGTCTTCGGAGACCAGTGCGATCTTGTCCGTTTTCTGCAGGACGAGGCCTCCGGCTCCGAGCGTAGCGGAGCTGTCGTCGGCAAGGGCTGGTGTCAGGCCGCAAAGCGCCGCGCCGACAATGGAGACGAAGCGTGCTCTCGCCGTGGTCATCGTCACAAGCCCTGCTTTCGATAGCTCTTGCCGTCGAAACCATAATGGGCACCAGCGGCCTTCTGCGTCTTGTCGCTGAGAACGATGTCGTGAAAGCCGTCATGAACGGATGGGTCCAGGGTAACGCGATGTCCGATGACGCTAAGGACGATCGTTGCCGGACCGGCCGCCGGCTGGGTGACGAGCCATGTCGGCCCCAGATCGGCACCCCAGTCACACTTGTTGGCCGTTGCGACGAACCAGCTTCGGAGACTTGTGCTGACTGACGGGATCATCTCGCGGCCAACCAGCTTGCAGACCGGTGGATAGGCGGGGTCATGCTTGATGGTGTCTAAGATAGCGGGCGGCGGTGTCGACAAACCGCTGTCAGCAATGGTCCAGCTTCCGCCCTCGCCAGCCTGAGAGGTGCTGCCTGCATCTCCCGCGGGGACAGGGGTGCCATTTCGGGCGACGATGTTGGCTGGAAGTGCGAAGGCCTTGATGATGTCCGCTGGGACTTTGCCGGCCTCGAGAACGAAGTGTCCGGCCTCGGAGCGCCAGATGCTGGTCATGGTCGAGCCGTGTTGACCGCTCGTCCGGGTGTAGATCACCCTGACACGATCTCCTTGCAGCCCGGTTTCGACCTTGCTGTGGACCGAGATCTCTTTGCTTTTGCTGCCAGCGGCGCCGCCATTGCCCCAGTCGGTCGGGATCGTGCCGAGGCGCACGATCTGGCCGGAACGGAAGACGAAGAGATCCGCAGTGGTTGTTGAATATCCTTCGGATGACTGATCGGCACTGATAATCATTCCATTGTTCTGGCCGAAATGGGCCGGGCCGATGTCACCCGCTCTCCCCCATGACGCCGCGCTGTCTGCGAAGCGCAGCTTGGTGTCCACAAGGCGCAGGCTGCCGCCTTCGTTCCGCAGGAAATATGCCGAGAGATGCGCCGTGTCGCCGGCGTCGGCGCCACCGCGGTCTGACACCGCTGCGACGAGAACCCTGGTATCATCAAAGGCGAGCAGCGCAGCCAGAGTGGTGCATGCTTCCGAATCTCCATCGGTCTGGATACGTACGCTGGCTCCCAGCGCCGCAGTTGAAGCTGCGCGCAGGGCAGGGTCCTTGCGCATGGCATCACCGGCTTCGCTGCAGAGTGTGATGGAGCGGTCCGAGGTTGCGGCGTTTGCCAAAGATGCGGCCATCATCAACGCGAGAGCAAGCGGCGGCTTGATGAAGCGGATAATGCGTGTCGAACTTGCGGCGCGACCAAATCCCGAGGGACGTGTCTTGGATATTTCAGGCATCGAAATCCATCACCGAGGTTCAGAGTTCTGCATCGTCGGCATGGACGACAATTGTGCGCTTTTACGCAGGCATCTTTGGTCTGCCACTCTGACAGGGTCTATTTTAAGTGCACTCCAGTTCAGAACGTCGTCATCCGCGTCTATCCTGGGGCCTGCGCGTTGCATGCAATCAGCTCTGTGACATAGTCACCGTCTTTGTCTGTTGGTGATCGCATCCCAGTCGGTGATGTCCGTTCGCCGGCATTTCCGTAGGACAGAAGATGTTCGCCACCATCAACGCTTCATCGCCTCGTGTCCGAAGGCTGCACTTGATGATCGGATTGATCGTGACAGCGGCCTCCGCCAGCGCTGCGGACGTTCCCCAGGAAAGTCGCGGTACAATCGTTGCGAAGAGCGTGACGCAGATCGTGCGGGATCACGAGGAGGCAGACTGGCAGGATCTTGCCACGGCGATGCGGCTGCCTGAGCTCATCGACAACCCCGCGACCTGGAGTGGACCGTTTTCCAAAGCATCCAGCCCGCGCTTCACCGCAATCTATGAGCCACCGAATTCGAGCCTCGGGATCGAGAGCGTCATGGTCCAATGGGAATTGGGCGCTTTCGCGCACGAAAGCCGTAAGTCGACCATCAGTCGCATGCTCACGGTGAAGCTGCGACCGGATTCATGCCCGACACCAGCCGAGATGGCTGCTGCCACCGGATCCGCTGAACATCATATGACGTTTCCAGGGCCCCACGAAGGATCGAGCTACGAGACTCGTTGGTTCGATCTGAAGGACTATGCCGGGCGGACCGCCAGCATCCAGTACCGGACGCAACCGAACTGCGAGCTGACGGCTTTCGACAAGGAAGATTGGTGAGCAGCAAATCTCTACCCACCTCGGCCGTGCATCGGATGTCCAAGCGATGGATATGCCTTTCAAGCGTCACAAGTGGACGATTCTCTCATTGCTCATTCTAATTGTTGGCCTTCCGCTTCTGAACGGACTGCTTGTGATCTATCGAGCTGAATCGATCGCTCTGGATCGCCCTTACTGTATTCAAGTCGTGGCCAACGACAAAAATGACTACGACAATTATCGAGAAGCGAAATCGCTCTACGATGTATCGCCGTTCGTCATGTTCACGATGGCACAACCGACGTTGGGGTCTGACGACATGGCGTTCAGCCATCACGGCATTCTGGTTTTGACCAATCCCGTAGGGTTTATGAACTGGTCTTACCGGTCCGAAGACTTTCGATCGGACGTGCTGAACCGTGGGATCGCTGGTGAGAATTACAGGCCCAAAATAAGCTGCGCGCCCGAGAAGCACTTTGGGGTGAAGTTGTTGCGGCCGTGACATTCATGCCGCTGCGCGGACCATGCAATGCGATCGGTCGCCAAAACTACTTTTTCAGGGATTCGAAATTGTTCAAGGATTTCACGATGTCCTTGCGTACCCCCTCAGACGTTCCAGCCTGATGAAGCACCTTTGACGAAAAGTTGTTGTTGGAAAATGGCGCCAGCGCAATGTCGTCGATTTTGAAGCGACCGTCTTCCTGCTTGAGAAAGAACAGTGAAGAGTGTGCACCATTGGTGTGATATGTCATGGCAACCATCGTTCCGTTGAGGGTGTCCGACATGTCCTTGAATGCGATGGATCGTGATCCCTGTCCGTCAGGCGCATCGCTAACGATGTAATCGGTCTCGCCATTCGTGACATTGTCGATCCCAGGGCTGCCATTGGGCGTAAAGACGGCATCTGGATTGGCCGCTTCCTTTGTCTTGATGGCGTACCAGGCGGTCAGGAAGTCACGAGTGAAAAGCAGCGTTTCCAACTGCGTTGGCTTATCGCTCTTACCACGCAGAAGGGCCGTCGAGTCCGTTGCATGGTTTTCATAATTGACGACGAATTTTACGACGTCCACTGCGGGAGCGGCGGCCGGCGGGGGCGCGATCGTTGCGGCATGTCCGGAAAGCGAGCCGGAAAGCAAGACGGTGGCTAGGACGATTGCTCTCAAGCGCATAACTATTCCTGTCCGTCGAATGTGATCGCTTCATGCCAAATCATTGTACAGGGGCTTGCGCGTCGGCGAGCGTTTCACTCCTTCCGAACATAGACGCCCGAAAAGGTGAGGTTGTGGCCTCCGCAATTGTGGTTGTCAGTGACCACAAGATATGAGCCGAGCTGTGCGGTCTTCAAAGCGCAGGCCGATTTCTCTTGCGACGGCGGGAAGCCGTCGCCAGACGTGAAGGAAACAAAATTGGTCTTGCCGTCGACAATGGCGCTGAAGTCGCCTTCCTCGAGATTGGTAGGGGTGCTGCTCCAGGTTGCGCTCCCGGAAATCTCGATCCTGTCAGGATCTTTCGTCAAGACGTCGATCGTCGCATTCCGATCATTGCTCAGCCAATGGCCGGGCCAACGTGGTGCTGGTTCTATTTTCCTGAGTGACGACAGCGGTAACCAGCCGGCCGTCGCGACTGCTTTGCCCTTATGTGCGACGACGAAGGTCGCGCAGGCATATTCGCCCTCGCTGCGCGTCACGACGACCTGGTTGCCTTTGACGATGTAGGCCTTCTTCTGGCAGGCGGTGTCCGCTCCGGGACAATCCCCGCCCTCGTCGCCGTGAATGAAATGTGTGGGCATCGGGGCGGCGGCTTCATAGAGGCTGACCGTCTTCGGGTCTATCCCGACCATGTTGTTGTAGCAGAGCCGGTCTGGATTTTGCGCGAGAGCGGGATACGAGGTCGCGATGACGCATGTGAGTGCGAACCCGTACAGCACCCGAAACGCTTTACGGGAGATGGAAGCAGGGGCGGCGGTCAAGGTCGCTCCCGAAGGGGCAATCTCGCTGGATGATTTCCAGGCAAGTGGGCGCAGCGCGCTAATGATTGCACGGCACCAATTGGGTGGGGTTTGCAGGATTTTGGCACCAGTCACTAAAGCCGTCCGGAAGTTGTGGGTCCCGCGATCCGGATTGGGGTGCAGCGCAGGTGTTTCTGCCCATGCCATCGCGGCAGGTATCCCTATGAACGCCGCCAAAGGTGTTCGTGATGGCATTGGCGGCCGCGATCGACGTCGCGGCAAATCGCTGCACAGCGTCGTACCGTGCTTTCATAATGGCGTTGTATCTCTTTTGCCATTTCACCGCTCGCACCTTGTCATGTTTCGCGAGAATATCTTCGCCTTCGGGGATCATCTCGGCGAGTTCCGCATCGTATTTGAGGATCTCGGGCGGGTTGAGGCCCGCAGCGACCATCTTCCGGTCGGTCTCCGTTATGTTTGCTATAGCCGCAGAGTTAGGGCTGCGACTCGCATCTGGGGCCTGCGCTCCGAGGTTCCTCGGAGCTGCGGTGGCGCAACCCGCGAATAGGGCCACCATGCACAGGACAGCTATACGTTCTGAAGCGAAACGCATCGATACCCCTCCAGAGCCTGAAGAAATTTCGCACTGATTGCGATCAGCCATCTATCGCATACCAGCGGCTGGAACAAAGGCCAAGACCGCGAGGTCGTGTATCCGTGCCTTGGGCATGAATGATGCTGGGCGGACATCCGGCGCGGGCGACAAAGGCGAGCGCCAAGAATCCGGCCGAGAGGGTTGAGCATGAGATCCATCCGTGAGCGGAACGGAAACTAAGGCGCACGCACCGGCGCTCCCAAACCAGATAAAGTCGGCAACCTAGTACCCGTCGGGTGTGGAGCCACTCAAGGTCGATCAGCGCAGTCGCGGTGTCCTCCAGTCTATATCAAGTGCAGTCCCGTCCGGTTCGTCGGCTGGCCTCGGATCGGAGCCCGATCCGAGGACGATCGAAGCTTAGTCCTGTGCGAAGATCGCCACAAACAACCCGCTCCACCGGCAGTTTGCCGAGGTTTGCCTTCCAGAGGATTTTAAATGCCCAGCTTATCCTCCAAGCTGAGCCCCGGCTTGTTGCTTGCACTCCTCGTCGCTCTGCCCTTGTTGGTGGCGATCGGCATCTTTGCCTGGGCCCACATCGATCACCCGCGCGACCGAATAAGCGACGCGGCTTGCGATAAAGCGAACACGGTGAGTGGAGGCTGCATTGCCTGTTTCCCCGTAAACGCCGTACCTGACGTTCTCAGTGAGCTCGCACTTTCCCCGAAGGGTGACACGCTATACGCGATCGACCAGCGCCCGCGGCTGCCGTCAAAGAACTCGCAATTAGTTGCCTGGGCTACGTCCGATGGCACCGAGCTGTGGCGCCGCACGCTCGCCGGCTACAGGCAATCTACCGCAATCGCACCGACCGGGGACAAGATTGCGGCCTGGACCGCGGATGCAACTGCTCCCATCAGCCTGCTCAGCCTTCCAGACGGCAAGCTTCTGGGAGAGACATCGCCAGTATCGTTAGAGTTCTCAGATGTTGCTTTCAACGATACCGGGTCCCAGTTCTTCTTTACGCCAAAGGGCGGCCAAAAGCAGAGTGCCAGCCTTCGGGACGGTCTACTCACAATGGCGCCAATCAGTTCTCGTCGAGCGAATTGCGATGAAGGCGCTGTCGGCTTTGGCTACCTCGGCGAAGTATCGAGCCGAGACGGGAAGATAGCAGTTTTTCTTGGATCAAATTTGCTCGGTAGTCGTCACATTGTCTCTGCAAATGCTTACGTTTCGGCAAGTCGCTTATCGGACGCCATATGCGACGCGTCCTTTGTCGGGTTTGCCTCTCCACCGTCAGATTGGCCGGGTGCCGAGACGATGTACGCGATATTTTCTCCCGACAACAAGCGGCTCGCGATTGCTTACTCAATTCCCGACGCACAGGACTATGGCGGTCTTCTCATCCAGATCAGGGACTTGTCACATCTCACCAACGAGATCAGGCCGACTTCGATGCCTCTTGTCGCGACGTTTCCAGTCAATGGCGCCTTTCCGGATCTTGGCTGGTCGCCGGACGGGCATAGACTCGCCGTTATCTACGAAACGACCACGAGCCGGCGGAGGCGTGCCATGACGGGAGGCACGCTTGGACCCGAGGAGATGCAGGCACGAATCTACGCGATCCGTTAAGGCATATGCCGGACCAATGCGGATCACATCCCGCGCCGGTTCTGTCGCCTCCCAAAGGAGCGTCGCCGGTTTTTCATCACCCAGGAACAGTCGGGGAACTTCCGTTGCGGCCTCGGCGCGATGCTCCCGATGCAAGTTGAATTGGTCCTGCAGCCATTCGTAGGTGATCTTGCCCGTATGCTCCCTGAGCGCCCTTATCAGCAGCACCGATTGAATGACCGCATTCTGTGCTCCCCGACCGCTGATCGGATCGAAGGAAGCCGCGGCGTCGCCGATCGCGGCAACAGGTGTCCGTCTTTCGTGCGGGCAACGGCACGCCGAACGGACGGAGTGACTGCGCCGAGGAACCATGAGCGCGGATCCTGATGCAGGGGCTCGAGCTGCTCGATCGACGCCAGATCTTCGCGCTGCTTGTGTGTGACGAAGAAGCGGTCGCGGTCGATCATCGAGGTCCCGGTGTTGAATGCGTAGGTCTTGCTGTCGTACCAATGGTGCTTGGCGCCCGAACTCGTAAGCCTGGTTCCTGACCGTGAGGCTGTCGTTGACGATCCATTCGAATCCGCCGCGCAACCAGAGTTCGTGCGCGCCGGTCGAATCGTCAGCTACGTTTGTGGATTGTATGCGGAGAGCGTTGCAGCGTGAGGTCGTCGCGCAGGCAAACCAACGGCGTGCGACTGCGGCGTCGCTCGTGTTGACTCCCGTTTCAAGATAAACTTATGGTGATCGCGACGGTTCTCCCTCGGGAGATCAATAGGGAATGCGGTGCGGAGCTTCGCTTCAAATCCGCGGCTGCCCCCGCAACTGTAAGCGGCGAGCCTGCTGCTCATTGGCCACTGGGTCGTTGGACCTGGGAAGGCGAGCAGAAGGCTACAACCCGCAAGCCAGGAGACCTGCCGTCAGTCGTGGTCACGAGCGAAACGCATTGGACGGGGTGATCCGAAGCGAAATTGTCGAGCTTCGCGGCTGAGTGCCGTCCGGCCTGATGATTTGTCGCGGTGACGTGTCACGTTGCCGTGGGGCTCGTACGGTTTTGCCATTGGGGAAGATGCCGTAGGTCGTTTCGGCTGTCGTGCGCGGTGATGCACCGCTTCGCGCTTTCGCGAGGCAATGCATTCGCCGGTATTTTCGCGCGCCAGGGGGTGGTTGTCGTGTTTAGGGTTTCAGCGGGCGCCGTTGGCGTCGCAGGTCGTTTGAGATTGATGACGAGTGTGGCCGTTGGGGCTGTCATCGTGGCAACGAGCGGATTGCCGGCGCAGGCGCAGCAGGCCGCGCGAGATCCGGCCTTACCGCCGGTCCTCGTGCAACCCGATCGCAATGTTGCGTCGCCTCAGCCGACGCCTGCGGCAAGCACCAGGCCGGCGTCGCGCCGGTCGGCGCAACGCGGGCGTTCGAACGCCCAACCGGCACCGGTGATTCCTGCAAGCAGCGGCGCAGGTGGGGCGCAGACACGGGATGGCATCGACGGCTATGTCGCGCAAGCCACCTCGGCCGGCACGAAGGTTGGCACGCCGCTGCTTCAGTTGCCGCGCTCGGTGTCGACGGTCACGCGCCAGGACATGACCGACCGCGATGCGCAGAGCGTGCGTGAAGCGCTGCAATACACCGCCGGCGTCGGCACGTATTTCCGCGAAGGGCAATTTACCCGCGACTATGCCTATGTCCGCGGTTTCCAGGGCCTGCAATTTCTCGACGGGTTGCGCCTCAATGTGAACAATTACGGGCTCGAGCCATATGGTCTGGAGCGGATCGACGTGCTGAAGGGCCCGGCCGGAACGCTCTATGGCCAGGGCAGTCCCGGCGGCTTGTGGGACCTGACCAGCAAGCGTCCGACGGACCAAGCCTTCGGGGAGGCATTGATCCGCTTCGGCTCATACGGCGCGCTCCAGGGCGCCTTCGACGTCGGCGGGCCGGTAACGGAGGATCATTCGTTGCTGTATCGGGTCGTTGGCCTCGGCCGGATCGGCGACGGCCAGATCGACTTCAGCAAGAACGAGCGCGCATACATTGCGCCGTCCTTTACCTGGCGGATCGACGAGGACACCAGCCTGACGATCCTCGCGGCCTATCAGAACGATCCGAAGGTCACGGTGTTGCAGCCGCTGCCATACGCGGGAACGGTGGTACCCGGTCCCACCGGGCAATTCGTCTCGCGCAATCTTTTTCTGGGAGAGCCGGGCTATCACGACACGACGGTGCAGCAAGCGCGGATCGGCTACGAGTTCAAGCACCGGTTCAATGACGTCTTCGCGTTCCAGCAGAACTTCTACTACCAGAACATCCAGATCAACCTGAACGAAGTGCAAAGCAACGCGACGCCGACCACGACGACCACGACGCGTACGGCGGCCAACCAGTTCTTTGCGATCGACATGTACCAGATCGACAACCGGCTGACGGCGGACTTCGACATGGGGCCGCTCCGCCACCATGTGCTGTTTGGTACGGACTATTCGGCGATACCGAACGTGCAGGGCAGTGGCAGCGGCTCCGCCAGTCCGCTCAATCTCTACAATCCGGTGTATGGGCTAGCCTTCACGAACCCGGTTCCGATCACGACGTTCCGCTATCAGGACCAACGCCAGGCGGGCGCCTATGTCCAGGACCGCGTGGAGTTCGGTCGCCTGAACGTGCTGCTCGGTGCGCGCTACGACCGGCTCGAGCAGGACCAGCAGACCCGTACCTACAACGTCGCGACGGGCGCGGTGACCAACCCGGCCTGGACCAAGCAGCCGGACCAGGCGCCGACCTACAATGCCGGGGTGATCTACAATTTCGCCAACGGCGTTGCGCCCTATGCGAGCTATTCGCAGATCTTCACGCCGGTCTTCGGGACCGACTTCTTCGGGCGTTCCTTCATCCCGATCACCGGCGACCAGAAGGAGGTGGGCGTCAAATACATGCCCCCCGGATACAACATCCTGCTGTCGGCAGCGGTGTTCGACATCACGCAATACAACGTGCAGACTGCCGATCTGCTGCACAGGGGCTACGCGGTTCAGACCAGCTCGGTCGAAAGCCAGGGCGGCGAAATCGAGCTCAAGACGACCCATCTGTACGGGTTCAATGTCAGCGCGGCGTACACCTATCTCGATGCAAAGGTGATCGCGACCAATACCGCAGGCGGGCTCGGCAAGCATCCGGTTGGCATTCCGATGAACGCGGCCTCGCTATGGACGACCTACCGGTTCGCCGAAGGCGGCTTGCGAGGGCTGACCCTTGGCGGCGGCGTGCGCTATGTGGGCGATCAGGCGGTGGATTCTCTCAACACTCTGCCCTTGCCGTCATTCACGCTATACGATCTCACCGCGCGCTACGAGCTCGGTGAGGCATCGGTGGCATGGACGAACTGGGACGTGGCCCTCAACGTCAAGAACCTCCTTGATACGCGATATGTCGGCGCCTGCGATGATGCGCTCAATTGCTACTACGGTCCGGGCCGCAACATTACGGGTACCTTGCGTGCACGATGGTAGACCATCGCGGGCGGCCGTTCCGTGACGCCCGAAGCTGTCTGTGAAGCCGTCGATCGGCTGGCCGTCGGCGATTATGCATCGTTCGGCGGCCGGCTCGTTGGACCATCGGATCCGCGATCCGCAATTCCGGCCAGCGCGCTGCTCGATGAGCCCATGCGGCTCGCGATCGAGCAGCGCTTCGCCGCCCGCTTTGCGGAGTTCGACCGGCGCGCCGTGCATTCGATCTGGATGAAGTGGTATCTGAATGCGTTCGTCCCCCCGATCCTGCTGGCCGACGTCCTGCTGGGACAATCCGTTGGCGTCGCGCTGTCGGCGCTGACATTCGTGATCGCTGACGACGGTCGCGTCGCCGCGGTCAAGATCCAGGACGTGAACGACAGCGATGGCGTCGAGCCATTCCGGCGCTTGCGGCCGCTGGTGTTCGATCACTTCGCGCCCCTGATCGACATGTGGTGCAGCCGAACCGATGTGACCGCGCGCGTGTTCTGGAACAATGTCGGGAACACCTTCGAGGCGATGCTACGCCGGATCGAGCAGGTCTCCGGCCCATCCAGCCGATTGTCCGAAGCTCAGCGTTTGATTGCAGAGCCGAGCGCGCCCTCGGGCGAGCCGAATCCATTGTTCGATGCCGTGCACTATGTGCAGGAAGACGGCGTCCAGAGGCGCCGCCGCCGCATCTGCTGCCTGCAATATCTTTTGCCCGACCGACGCTTCTGCACCGCTTGTCCGGTCGAGGAAGCGCGCGGCGAAACTCGATGAGAAGGGGCATGCTGTGAGTCCGACAACGTCTCCGGGGACCGCGCTGCGGGAAGTGTTTCGAATTGCCGCGCCCTATTTCCGCTCCGAGGAGCGCTGGAGTGCGCTGGCGCTGTTCGCCAGCATCGTTCTGGCTCAGCTTGCCCTGGTCGGCGCCGCCGTCTGGGAGAACTACTGGCGCAATGCGTTCTATCAAACGCTTCAGGACAAGGACTGGGCCGGCTTCCTGACCCAGTTCGGCGTGTTTTGCGCGATCGGAATCGTGTTCGTCGCGGCGACGGTCTACCAGCGCTACCTCACCCAGTGGCTCACGATTCGCTGGCGCCGCTGGCTGACCACCCGATATCTCGACCGTTGGCTCAATGGGCCGACCCACTACCGTCTGGCGCTTGCCGCCAATTCCGTCGACAACCCGGATCAACGCATTGCCGATGACGTCAGGCAGTTCGTTGACGGCGTGATCTCGCTCACGGTCGGGTTGATCGGAGCCATCGCGCGCGTCGCCTCGTTCGTCGCCGTGCTGTGGACGCTGTCGCGGCTGGTGCCGCTGTGCATATTCGGCGAGACCTATGTGATCCCGGGCTACCTGGTGTGGGCCGCGCTGATCTACGCGGTTGCCGGCAGCATCGTCGCTCACCTGATCGGGCGCCATCTGATCGCGATCGACTTTGTGCGGGAGCAGCGCGAGGCGAATTTTCGTTTCGCGCTCGTGCGCATCCGCGAGAATAGTGAGCCGATCGCGATGCTGCGCGGCGAGGCGTCCGAGCGCGCCGACCTCTTGGCGCGCTTCGCGGATATCACACGCAACTGGTTCCGGTTGATGCGCTGGGAGCAGTTCGTGAATCTGTTCGCCGAGTGCTACAAATACTATTCGCGGTACTTCCCGTATTTTGCGCTGTCACCGCTGTTCTTCGGCGGCCCGATGCAGCTCGGCGCCTTCATGCAGGCAGGCTCAGCATTCAACTCGGTGCAACAGGGCTTCTCCTATTTTATCAGTTCCTACGTCCGGATCGCGGAATTGGCTGCGACCGTACAACGGTTGTCGCAATTCGATCAGGCCATGGCCGAGGCCTCGCTTGACCGTGAAGCCGTCACCCCCGCAGCGGAAGCTGGGCTTGCGATCGACAAGCTCGAAGTGAGTGATCAGGCCGGCCGGCAAATTGCCGCGCTGGACCATCTCAGGCTCGCGGCCGGCGAAACGGCCTTGCTGGTTGGCCGATCCGGCGCCGGCAAGACGAGCCTCGTTCGCGCCGTGGCGGGGATCTGGCCATATCTGAAGGGCACGATGGCGGGGAGGAGCGCGCGAACGATGGCGTTGCCGCAGCGGCCTTATGTTCCGCTGGGTTCGCTGCGGCGCGCGGTGAGCTATCCCGGATCTGTTGGCGAGTTCAGCGATCCGCAAATAAAGGATGCGCTCACAGCCGTCGGCCTCGCGCATCTGGCGGGCGACCTCGATATCGAAGATGCCTGGGACAAGAGATTGTCCGAGGGGGAGAAGCAGCGCCTGTCGCTCGCGCGAACGCTGCTTAACCAACCGGACCTGGTGTTGCTGGACGAACCGACGTCGGGGCTCGAGGAATCGGCCGCGTTGGCATTGCATCGTGTGCTCCGGAGCCGGCTGCCGGGTTCCATTGTGATCGCGACCGGCCACGATGATCGGATGCGCAGCCTTTTCGACAGGACGATCTGTCTGACGTGAAGCCGTCATCCACAGGCCAGCAGCGAGGCTTTGGATAAGCGTCGAAAGGACGATGCCATCCTCAGCTTCCTGAAGGACCGGTGGTCTCGCGCCAGGTTTGTCACGTCAGTGTGCACGGGCGCGCTGCTCTTGGGAGTGGCCGGACTTCTGTCCGCCTATAAGGCGACCTCTCACTGGGTAACGATACGAGTGCTTGCTGCGCTGGGAGCGACCGCCGCCGAGGGCCGGATCGTCCGCGACCGCAACAGGATCGCGGCCGGCGGCGTCACAGCGGGGATCGATTTCGGGCTGTCACTCGTCGGTCAGTTGCGCAATCGGCAATATGCCGAGGTCGTCCAGTCGCAAGGTGGGCAATCGCTCATCGATCGTCGAAGATTTTCTCGTTGATCGCACAGTTCACGCGCGGCGCCTGATTGGACACCGCGTTGACAGGGCGGTCCGCTGTTCGATCGGAAATTTCTCGAACGAGCTTTATCAGGATCGACTCTTTCAACTTGTCTCGGCTGTTGATCGGTACCATGAAGGAACCCGAGCCGCCGATGATGCAATCTTCATAGTACCAATCGAGATGCTCGACATCCATCGTCATCGTAAATTCGTTCATCATCATTGGCAGCCCGTTGATGATCAAACCTTTGGCGAGCGCCTCATGGCGAATTTGCAGCACCGGCGGTCCGCTGTTGTTTGCACCATCGCCTGATATGTCGATGACGCGTCGGGTGCCGGTATATGGATCTCGGTCGAACAGCGGCATCGCAAAGCGGATTGCACCTGAGATGGACGTTTGGGTGCCGCGCTCGACCGGGATACTCAGAATCTGGCTGGCCACGACGCCTGCGGCTTCCGGACCATCTACCAGACTCCAGGGAACGATAATCCGTTGGTCCTTGGGGCCGG
Coding sequences within:
- a CDS encoding TonB-dependent siderophore receptor, which gives rise to MIPASSGAGGAQTRDGIDGYVAQATSAGTKVGTPLLQLPRSVSTVTRQDMTDRDAQSVREALQYTAGVGTYFREGQFTRDYAYVRGFQGLQFLDGLRLNVNNYGLEPYGLERIDVLKGPAGTLYGQGSPGGLWDLTSKRPTDQAFGEALIRFGSYGALQGAFDVGGPVTEDHSLLYRVVGLGRIGDGQIDFSKNERAYIAPSFTWRIDEDTSLTILAAYQNDPKVTVLQPLPYAGTVVPGPTGQFVSRNLFLGEPGYHDTTVQQARIGYEFKHRFNDVFAFQQNFYYQNIQINLNEVQSNATPTTTTTTRTAANQFFAIDMYQIDNRLTADFDMGPLRHHVLFGTDYSAIPNVQGSGSGSASPLNLYNPVYGLAFTNPVPITTFRYQDQRQAGAYVQDRVEFGRLNVLLGARYDRLEQDQQTRTYNVATGAVTNPAWTKQPDQAPTYNAGVIYNFANGVAPYASYSQIFTPVFGTDFFGRSFIPITGDQKEVGVKYMPPGYNILLSAAVFDITQYNVQTADLLHRGYAVQTSSVESQGGEIELKTTHLYGFNVSAAYTYLDAKVIATNTAGGLGKHPVGIPMNAASLWTTYRFAEGGLRGLTLGGGVRYVGDQAVDSLNTLPLPSFTLYDLTARYELGEASVAWTNWDVALNVKNLLDTRYVGACDDALNCYYGPGRNITGTLRARW
- the fhuF gene encoding siderophore-iron reductase FhuF gives rise to the protein MTPEAVCEAVDRLAVGDYASFGGRLVGPSDPRSAIPASALLDEPMRLAIEQRFAARFAEFDRRAVHSIWMKWYLNAFVPPILLADVLLGQSVGVALSALTFVIADDGRVAAVKIQDVNDSDGVEPFRRLRPLVFDHFAPLIDMWCSRTDVTARVFWNNVGNTFEAMLRRIEQVSGPSSRLSEAQRLIAEPSAPSGEPNPLFDAVHYVQEDGVQRRRRRICCLQYLLPDRRFCTACPVEEARGETR
- a CDS encoding ABC transporter ATP-binding protein/permease — protein: MSPTTSPGTALREVFRIAAPYFRSEERWSALALFASIVLAQLALVGAAVWENYWRNAFYQTLQDKDWAGFLTQFGVFCAIGIVFVAATVYQRYLTQWLTIRWRRWLTTRYLDRWLNGPTHYRLALAANSVDNPDQRIADDVRQFVDGVISLTVGLIGAIARVASFVAVLWTLSRLVPLCIFGETYVIPGYLVWAALIYAVAGSIVAHLIGRHLIAIDFVREQREANFRFALVRIRENSEPIAMLRGEASERADLLARFADITRNWFRLMRWEQFVNLFAECYKYYSRYFPYFALSPLFFGGPMQLGAFMQAGSAFNSVQQGFSYFISSYVRIAELAATVQRLSQFDQAMAEASLDREAVTPAAEAGLAIDKLEVSDQAGRQIAALDHLRLAAGETALLVGRSGAGKTSLVRAVAGIWPYLKGTMAGRSARTMALPQRPYVPLGSLRRAVSYPGSVGEFSDPQIKDALTAVGLAHLAGDLDIEDAWDKRLSEGEKQRLSLARTLLNQPDLVLLDEPTSGLEESAALALHRVLRSRLPGSIVIATGHDDRMRSLFDRTICLT
- a CDS encoding DJ-1/PfpI family protein — its product is MDKRRKDDAILSFLKDRWSRARFVTSVCTGALLLGVAGLLSAYKATSHWVTIRVLAALGATAAEGRIVRDRNRIAAGGVTAGIDFGLSLVGQLRNRQYAEVVQSQGGQSLIDRRRFSR
- a CDS encoding DUF1194 domain-containing protein codes for the protein MSGTVAGDAAPRARFASEKNAPTVDVELILAVDVSHSMTVEELAIQREGYAHAIRSDEFIRALQSGPNGRISIAYFEWSGPKDQRIIVPWSLVDGPEAAGVVASQILSIPVERGTQTSISGAIRFAMPLFDRDPYTGTRRVIDISGDGANNSGPPVLQIRHEALAKGLIINGLPMMMNEFTMTMDVEHLDWYYEDCIIGGSGSFMVPINSRDKLKESILIKLVREISDRTADRPVNAVSNQAPRVNCAINEKIFDDR